The genomic DNA TCAGGCACTGCAGAGCCATCTGGCCATCGGCTACAAGCAGATCGTCTTGCGGATTGCATCCAAGTACAGCAAGGATCGCGCGACGCTGGTCAGTCAGGCCCTGCAACGCGCGGCCCACGCGCTCAAAGGCCAATTGGTACGCGCCACGCAGTTGTACAGTTCGCCGCCGGAACAGCTGTGGTTCGAGTTGCATCAGCTGTATCGCATCGCTGGTCAATTGCAGCTGCAACAGCGGCGGGTGCGCGACGATCTCGCCAGCCTGACCAACGAGTTGAGCCTTGAACAGACTTACCTCGCAGCCCTGCTGCTGGGCAGTGCCCGCTGCAATCAACTGCGCCAGAACCAGATCGCCCGGCTCGCCGAAGTGCTGGATCCATGGAGCGGATTACTCAAACTCCATCCTGGCAGCACCGACGACGGCTTGTTTGCGATCAGCGCCGAACTCGATGCCGGGCCGCGCTACCGCAACATGTTTCGCAGCGAGCAAAAGGCCGGATTGCTTGGGTTCAATCCGCAGCCATTGGTGAATGTCATCGAAGCGCATTTGCTGCGCAAGGACACCTCCACACAGCTGCCAGTCCCGTCCGGAATGAGCTTCGATACCTTGCAACACTTGCACGCAACTTGGGGCCAAGCCGCCGAGCGCAGCTTTCAGCGCACTGTGGGTCAGGGCCACCTGACCGTGTGCGTGGGCATGAGCGCCCTGCACTTCTATCTCGGTGGCGAACGTAGCTTCAGCGAAATGCTCAAGCACCCCGGTGCGCGCGCGGCGAACTTCAGCAGTGTCGTGGCCAAGGCTGAGAAAGACAGTTGGAGCCAAGCGTTCGATGCCGCGCCGCAGAGCAAGGCCGATGAGTTTCTACCTTACGAAGAAATCCAGTACGACCAATTGATCGAGGACGAAAACAGCACGGACAACACCCCACACTATCCGACTTACGCGTTGCCGGTGATCAATCACAGCCCCGGTGGTTATTGCCTGGGCTGGCCCACAGAGGTGCCCGCCGAGTTGCAGGCCGGCGAAATGCTCGGGATTCAAGACAGTGCAAGTCAGGGCTGGAGCATTGCGGTGATTCGCTGGATTCGTCAGGTGCGTGGCGCCGGCACGCAGATGGGCATCGAACTGGTGGCGCCGCATGCGCAGCCGTGCGGCCTGCAACTGGTGCGTTCGCGAGACGATCACAGTCACTATTTACGCGGATTGCTGCTGCCTGAGATCAGCGCGATCGACTTGCCCGCGACTTTGCTGGCGCCGCGACTGCCGTTTCAGGAAGGCAATAAGGTGCTGATCAACACCCTCGGCGAGGAGCACCGCGCCGGGCTGGATCGGCGGGTGGCGAGTACACACAGTTTCAATCAGTTTGCCTATCGCTCGCTGGAGGCCGCGCAGAATGGCGGGAGCGAGGAGGATTTTGATTCGTTGTGGAAGTCGCTATAGACCGAGGCGCTACCTTCGCGAGCAGGCTCGCTCCCACATTGAAATGCATTTCAAATGTGGGAGCGAGCCTGCTCGCGAAGAGGCCAGTCAGGCGATAAAGATCTCAGAGCTGTCCATCACGATCACGGAAACCCAGCAGATACAGCACGCCATCCAGACCCAACGTGGAAATCGCCTGCTTCGCCGACTGTTTGACCAGCGGCTTGGCGCGGAACGCCACGCCCAGCCCGGCAATCGCCAGCATCGGCAAATCATTCGCACCGTCGCCCACCGCAATGGTCTGCTCCAGACGCAAACCTTCCTTGTGCGCCAGCTCTTTCAACAGATCAGCCTTGCGCTGCGCATCGACAATCGGCTCGATCGCAACGCCAGTGCACTTGCCGTCGACCACTTCCAGCTCGTTGGCGAACACGTAATCAATGCCTAGCCTGGCTTGCAACTGCTTGGCGAAATAAGTGAAGCCGCCGGACAGGATCGCGGTCTTGTAGCCCAGACGCTTGAGTTCAGCGAACAGGGTTTCAGCACCTTCGGTCAAACGCAGCGACGCGCCGATGGAATCAAGCACGCTGACGTCCAGGCCTTTAAGCAGCGCCAGACGTTCCTTGAAAGAGGCCCGGAAATCCAGTTCGCCAGCCATCGCCCGTTCGGTGATCGCCGAAACCTGCTCACCAACGCCGGCAGCCTTGGCCAGTTCATCGATGACTTCAGCCTCGATTAGCGTCGAGTCCATGTCGAACACCGCCAGACGACGGTTGCGCCGGAACAGCGAATCTTCCTGGAAGGCGATGTCGACATTCAGTTCTTGGGCAACGGCGAGGAATTCGGCACGCAGCGCTTGCGGATCAGCCGCTTCGCCACGCACGGAGAACTCGATGCAGCCCTTGCCCTTGTCCGCTGGCGTGTCCAACGGCATGCGACCCGACAGACGGTCGATATGGTCGATGTTCAGGCCGTATTTGGCGGTGATCGAACTGACCGACTGCAACTGGCCGGCCGTTACTTTGCGGGTCAGCAGGGTGACGATATGACGTTTTTTGCCCTGATTGCCCACCCACTGCTGGTAATCCTCTTCGGACACCGGGGTAAAGCGCACCTGCTGATCGAGCTCGTAGCCCTTGAACAGGATGTCCTTGAGCACGGACTTGCCTTGCTCGGAGTCGGGAATTTCCACCAGGATGCCGAACGACAGGGTGTCGTGGATCACCGCTTGCCCGATGTCGAGAATGTTCACACCACCTTGTGCCAGAACGCCGGTAATGGCTGCCGTCAGACCCGGACGGTCGACACCCGTGATGTTAATCAGGACGATTTCGCGCAACGCGCACCCCCGCAACTGGAAAAAAACGCATTCTACCCACTTTCAGTGACCATCGGGCACCGTGAGCGCTTTGCCGGTCTAGGGCCTGTCGCTATACTGCGCGTCAACTTCACGGACAAAAGAGCCGAGCTCAGTGAACCGGCCCACGCCAGTTAAAACCGATAACTTCTTCCTGCTGATCTTCCGTGCACTGCGCCACCGCCGTGTACCGATTGCATTGCGCATTGCCAGCCATAACGTGATCCTGGTCGCTCTGGCCCTGGTGATCTATGCCGGCGTGATGGGCTTGCAATTCAAGCAGGCCATGCACGAGCAGGCCGATGCGCTGGGCGAAAGCCTGACCACGCAGACCGCCACGTCCGCCACGGAACTGTTGGTGTCCAACGACATCCTCAGCCTCAACGTGCTGCTCAACAACCTGACCAAGAACAAACTGGTGGCCCACGCGGCGATCTATAGCGTGGATAACCGCATCCTCGCCGAATCCGGTCAGCGCCCCAAGCACAGCCTGTTGGGCGAGGCCGAGGGCATGTACGAGAGCAAGATCACATTCCAGGACGTGACTGCCGGACAACTGCGCATCAGTCTGGACATGGATCAGTTCCAGCAGCCGATGACCATCAGCCTGCAGAGCATGGGCATTTTGAGTGCGATTCTGTTGGCGCTGTCGCTGGCCTTGAGCCTGCGCATGGGCCGTTACCTGTCGACGCCGCTGCTGCAATTGCGTGTCTGGCTGCGCCGGATTGACGAGCACACACCGGGCATTGAGCGTCAGGATGAAATCGGCGATCTGGCCCGTCAGCTGCACGCCAATTACGCGCCTGAACCTGCGCCTGAACCGGAACCCGAGTTCGAAGACGAGGAAGACGAGCCCGAATTCGAAGTGCGCAACCTGCGTGATCCGAGCTTTGACGAAACCCGCCCAATGGCCGCGCAGAAGCCTGCACCACGCCACCTGGTCAGCACCGTCGAAGACGATGACGACGATGACGCGTTCGCCGATCTGCGCGACGAGTCGCTGAGTGAAACCGCGCAACCGGTGGTTCGCCGAGCCACACCAAGCGTGCCGCAACACACGGCCGTGCTAGCGGTACAGCTGGGTTCGCAGGAGCAACTGCGCCGTCTGCCACGTGCGCGTCTGGAGGAGTTGCAGGAACGCTATCGCGATTGCCTGGATCAGGCCGCTTCGCTGTATCAGGGCGAAATTGAAACCCTGAACGATGGCAGCACGCTGATGCTGTTCCACACCGAAGACTGCGGCGACGACTACCTGACCAACGCGATCTGCTGCGGCGAGCTGCTGCGGGCGCTGGGCCATCAGTTGCAGATTGAAGTCGCCGACAGCGGCATCACCCTGCAATTGCAGCTGGGCCTGACCCTTGGCGATGAGTTGTTCGGCCTGAGCCAGATTGATCTGCTGCTGACCGATTCGGCTCAGGATGCCTTGGCCTTGTCGCAGCACAGCCGCAATCTGCTGCTGGTCGAGCGCAAGATCAGCGATGACGCGCTGATCCGTCAGCGTGCGCGGATCAGGCCGATTGCCAGCCCTGAAGGCGCGTGCTGCGTGGAGCGGTTGATGGAGCCTTATCCATCGATGCTGGAGCGGCAACTGGCGCGGATGCATGAGCGTCGGGCGTAAGCGCTAGCCCAGATGCACAGAAGCCCGCAGACGAGCGATTGTCTGCGGGCTTTTTTGTGGCGTGCTGAAAAGATCGTTGCCTTCGGCAGCTACAGTGAATCGTCGTAACGCCCCTGTATCTTGTGGCGTCTGTTCTGGCCTCTTCGCGGGCAAGCCCGCTCCCACAGGGATTTGAGGTACTCACACGATTCGTGCAGCACTCCATGAACCTGTGGGAGCGGGCTTGCTCGCGAAGGCGCCAGCGCTGGCGACAAGGATCTCCAGCCCCAGACACAACAAAGCCCGCACAAGGCGGGCTTTGTCTTGACTCAAACCAGACTCAGAAGCGGAACACTTCCATATCCGTGCGAATCGGTGAGGCCATCGGGATCTTCGGCTGCTTCTCGGCTTCCACCGCCGGCGCTGCCGGCTTCGGTGCCGCTTTACGCGGCGCTTCGGCGACCGGAGGCTGATTGGCCAACGGCTTGAGCGCTACCGACAGCTGCTCGGCCAGACGCTGCAACAAAATCCCCTGTGCTTTAACCTGCGAAGCCGTACTACCGGCATGCAGCTCCTGCAGATGCACGATGCGGTTATCGCGCACCCGACCACGACGGTCGATCAAGCGCCATTGCGCATCAAGAATCGCCGGCTGTTTTTCGCCAGAGTCCAGACGCGTGATGGTCAGTAATACCTGCACATCCGGGGTAAACCCGCCTGTGGCTGGCGACAGCACGACACGTTGGCTGTCGAGATGACCGGCGACCTGACGCATCAGCAACTGATCGATATCCGACGAAAGGCTGCCCGCCCAACGACCATCGGTCGCCGCTTGCAGGCTACCGTCGGGTTGACGTTGCAGCAAGGTTTCACGTTGCAGGTAATCGGCCAACACAACCGGACCCAACAAAACCGCCATGCCCGCGCTTTGCGCAGGCTGAACCGGACTTCCGCTGTCCAGCTGATACAGCGACACCGGCTGGTGAACGCTGCAACCCGCCAGGCCCAAAACGCCGGCGAGCAGGAAAATAAGGGGGCGCAGAGCAGTCATCATCCCGTCCAAGTGGCCGCCACAAGGCTGACCACAGTGAAAATACTCAATAAATATGAAGAACGCTCGGCCACGCCGGCGCTTGAAAGGCCATATCATCCGTGAATATGCGTTCCGACTCCAGCGCCAAAGCGTCGATCTACGCGTTAAATCGTGGATCGACGCCTCTAGGACGCCTAATTGAGGTTTTCGACGAGCAGCGCATCCACTCTCTGGAAGCCCCTTGGAAGCTTGTTGCCGCGCCGCCCACGCTCACCTTTGTAGTGTTCGAGGTCGTCGGCCTTCAGCGACAAGGTACGTTTCCCGGCCTGCAACACCAGAGTGGCGCCTTCCGGAAGTACGGCGATGTCCGTGACATATTCTTCGCGACTGGCCACACGCTCACCGGAAATACCGATGATCTTGTTGCCTTTGCCCTTCCCTAATTGTGGCAGATCGCTGATTTTGAAGATCAGCAGGCGACCTTCGGTCGTGACCGAGGCCAGCCAGTTCTGCTCACGATCGGCCACTGGACGCGGGGCGATAACCTTGGCGTTGTTCGGCAGGCTCAACAGGGCCTTACCCGCCTTGTTCTTGGCTTGCAGGTCTTCGCCTTTGACCACGAAGCCGTAACCGGCGTCGGAAGCGATCACGTACAACGCGTCGTCTTCCGGCATCAGCACGCATTCGAACGATGCGCCCGGTGGCGGCGTCAGACGGCCGGTCAACGGTTCACCCTGGCCACGCGCCGAGGGCAGCGTATGCGCGGCGACCGAATAGCTGCGGCCGGTGGAGTCAATCACCACGGCAGACTGGTTGGAACGCCCCGCCGCCGAGGTTTTGAAGCCGTCGCCGGCCTTGTACGACAGGCCCGTGGCGTCGATATCGTGCCCTTTGGCGGAACGTATCCAGCCTTTTTCCGACAGTACGACAGTCACTTTTTCGTTCGGCAGCAGATCGTGTTCGGTCAGCGCCTTGGCTTCGGCGCGCTCGACGATTGGCGAGCGGCGGTCGTCGCCA from Pseudomonas baetica includes the following:
- a CDS encoding molecular chaperone, translating into MSESRPQSSLRAPIPTQSRLSFCEASPRDLKRWIAGLPKANIGETARQLYQGLGELNQLLTPSDNRLQLLELMRPEVYFVCQHLERHFLHQAIMLDERSRKISNLCQALQSHLAIGYKQIVLRIASKYSKDRATLVSQALQRAAHALKGQLVRATQLYSSPPEQLWFELHQLYRIAGQLQLQQRRVRDDLASLTNELSLEQTYLAALLLGSARCNQLRQNQIARLAEVLDPWSGLLKLHPGSTDDGLFAISAELDAGPRYRNMFRSEQKAGLLGFNPQPLVNVIEAHLLRKDTSTQLPVPSGMSFDTLQHLHATWGQAAERSFQRTVGQGHLTVCVGMSALHFYLGGERSFSEMLKHPGARAANFSSVVAKAEKDSWSQAFDAAPQSKADEFLPYEEIQYDQLIEDENSTDNTPHYPTYALPVINHSPGGYCLGWPTEVPAELQAGEMLGIQDSASQGWSIAVIRWIRQVRGAGTQMGIELVAPHAQPCGLQLVRSRDDHSHYLRGLLLPEISAIDLPATLLAPRLPFQEGNKVLINTLGEEHRAGLDRRVASTHSFNQFAYRSLEAAQNGGSEEDFDSLWKSL
- the serB gene encoding phosphoserine phosphatase SerB, whose amino-acid sequence is MREIVLINITGVDRPGLTAAITGVLAQGGVNILDIGQAVIHDTLSFGILVEIPDSEQGKSVLKDILFKGYELDQQVRFTPVSEEDYQQWVGNQGKKRHIVTLLTRKVTAGQLQSVSSITAKYGLNIDHIDRLSGRMPLDTPADKGKGCIEFSVRGEAADPQALRAEFLAVAQELNVDIAFQEDSLFRRNRRLAVFDMDSTLIEAEVIDELAKAAGVGEQVSAITERAMAGELDFRASFKERLALLKGLDVSVLDSIGASLRLTEGAETLFAELKRLGYKTAILSGGFTYFAKQLQARLGIDYVFANELEVVDGKCTGVAIEPIVDAQRKADLLKELAHKEGLRLEQTIAVGDGANDLPMLAIAGLGVAFRAKPLVKQSAKQAISTLGLDGVLYLLGFRDRDGQL
- a CDS encoding AhpA/YtjB family protein, which gives rise to MNRPTPVKTDNFFLLIFRALRHRRVPIALRIASHNVILVALALVIYAGVMGLQFKQAMHEQADALGESLTTQTATSATELLVSNDILSLNVLLNNLTKNKLVAHAAIYSVDNRILAESGQRPKHSLLGEAEGMYESKITFQDVTAGQLRISLDMDQFQQPMTISLQSMGILSAILLALSLALSLRMGRYLSTPLLQLRVWLRRIDEHTPGIERQDEIGDLARQLHANYAPEPAPEPEPEFEDEEDEPEFEVRNLRDPSFDETRPMAAQKPAPRHLVSTVEDDDDDDAFADLRDESLSETAQPVVRRATPSVPQHTAVLAVQLGSQEQLRRLPRARLEELQERYRDCLDQAASLYQGEIETLNDGSTLMLFHTEDCGDDYLTNAICCGELLRALGHQLQIEVADSGITLQLQLGLTLGDELFGLSQIDLLLTDSAQDALALSQHSRNLLLVERKISDDALIRQRARIRPIASPEGACCVERLMEPYPSMLERQLARMHERRA
- a CDS encoding PqiC family protein; the protein is MTALRPLIFLLAGVLGLAGCSVHQPVSLYQLDSGSPVQPAQSAGMAVLLGPVVLADYLQRETLLQRQPDGSLQAATDGRWAGSLSSDIDQLLMRQVAGHLDSQRVVLSPATGGFTPDVQVLLTITRLDSGEKQPAILDAQWRLIDRRGRVRDNRIVHLQELHAGSTASQVKAQGILLQRLAEQLSVALKPLANQPPVAEAPRKAAPKPAAPAVEAEKQPKIPMASPIRTDMEVFRF